In Cheilinus undulatus linkage group 14, ASM1832078v1, whole genome shotgun sequence, a genomic segment contains:
- the LOC121521654 gene encoding histidine triad nucleotide-binding protein 3-like isoform X1 → MGSQDAAGSGDCPFCEIAKNNTDTEILLSDDELLCFRDIKPGATHHYLIIPRTHIDNCKTLQADHIPLVERMVQMGWQALEKNKVNDTDDVRMGFHVPPFSSVPHLHLHTLAPASKMDFKSQIHYGPKSHWFITVDKVLTQLKVRGKVK, encoded by the exons ATGGGGTCTCAGGACGCTGCAGGGAGCGGAGACTGTCCTTTTTGTGAAATAGCGAAGAACAACACGGACACAGAGATCCTGCTCAGC GATgatgaactgctctgttttCGTGACATTAAGCCCGGTGCCACACATCATTACCTCATTATTCCCAGGACACATATCGACAACTGTAAGACTCTCCAAGCAGACCACATTCCTCTAG TGGAGAGGATGGTTCAAATGGGATGGCAAGCTCTGGAGAAGAATAAAGTCAATGACACAGATGATGTCAG gATGGGGTTTCATGTACCTCCATTCTCATCAGTTCCTCATCTTCACCTCCACACACTGGCTCCAGCTAGTAAGATGGATTTCAAGTCCCAGATTCACTACGGGCCAAAGTCTCACTGGTTCATCACA GTAGACAAAGTGCTGACTCAGCTGAAAGTTCGGGGCAAGGTTAAATGA
- the LOC121521654 gene encoding histidine triad nucleotide-binding protein 3-like isoform X2 — translation MGSQDAAGSGDCPFCEIAKNNTDTEILLSDDELLCFRDIKPGATHHYLIIPRTHIDNCKTLQADHIPLVERMVQMGWQALEKNKVNDTDDVRMGFHVPPFSSVPHLHLHTLAPASKMDFKSQIHYGPKSHWFITVSRQSADSAESSGQG, via the exons ATGGGGTCTCAGGACGCTGCAGGGAGCGGAGACTGTCCTTTTTGTGAAATAGCGAAGAACAACACGGACACAGAGATCCTGCTCAGC GATgatgaactgctctgttttCGTGACATTAAGCCCGGTGCCACACATCATTACCTCATTATTCCCAGGACACATATCGACAACTGTAAGACTCTCCAAGCAGACCACATTCCTCTAG TGGAGAGGATGGTTCAAATGGGATGGCAAGCTCTGGAGAAGAATAAAGTCAATGACACAGATGATGTCAG gATGGGGTTTCATGTACCTCCATTCTCATCAGTTCCTCATCTTCACCTCCACACACTGGCTCCAGCTAGTAAGATGGATTTCAAGTCCCAGATTCACTACGGGCCAAAGTCTCACTGGTTCATCACAGTGA GTAGACAAAGTGCTGACTCAGCTGAAAGTTCGGGGCAAGGTTAA